From Arachis hypogaea cultivar Tifrunner chromosome 3, arahy.Tifrunner.gnm2.J5K5, whole genome shotgun sequence:
catatgaactcactaaaaCCAATTCAGCACTTATAAaatagctcagaataaggccatcatcgtcatcattgctcaatcaaaacaaggcatgaaatcagccattaacaaggataaagcagcactaaacagcaaaattAACCCGTATgaactcactaaaaccaaatcagcactaataaaccggctcagaataaggccatcagcatcattgctcaatcaaaataaggcatgaaatcagcaattaacaaggataaagcagcactaaagagtaaaatcaacccatatgaactcactaaaaccaaatcagcactaataaaatagctcagaataaggccatcatcatcatcattgctcaataaaaacaaggcatgaaatctgccattaacaaggataaagcagcactaaacagcaaaatcaacccatatgaactcactaaaaCCAATTCAGCACTTATAAaatagctcagaataaggccatcatcatcatcattgctcaataaaaacaaggcatgaaatctgccattaacaaggataaagcagcactaaacagcaaaatcaacccatatgaactcactaaaaCCAATTCAGCACTTATAAaatagctcagaataaggccatcatcatcatcattgcttaatcaaaacaaggcatgaaatcagccattaacaaggataaagcagcactaaacagtaaaatcaacccatatgaactcgctaaaaccaaatcagcactaataaaccggctcagaataaggccatcagcatcattgctcaatcaaaataaggcatgaaatcagccattaacaaggataaagcagcactaaacagtaaaatcaacccatatgaactcactaaaaccaaatcagcatTAATAAACcggctcagaataaggccatcagcatcattgctcaatcaaaataaggcatgaaatcagccattaacaaggataaagcagctcATAAAACCATTCATAAAAGGCATCAGCAGCAACCAAAAAGTTCACCCTAAATCCACTACAATTCAgataaaacttcctaaccacctaTAATCCACTAAGCATGCATAACTAAACTGACTAATTTAACAAAAACTGAACAAACTAACTAAACTGAGAAAAAGTAAACAGGAAAAAAATTGAGAACCTGCAAAAAGTTTACCTTTCAAAGTATTGTCTATGTTCTCAGCCTCAGTTGGATTAATATAATCCTTGTCCTGCTCCTCTATAATATCTCCTTCATTCTCATCCAATTGCTCTTCACCATCAGGTTCATTGTTAAGTTGAAAAAAAGTATCAATCGGCATTGAAGCAAATTGACGTGTTTTTCCCTTCTTAGTTGGCCTTTCTTGCAAGCTGCCACACTCTTCAATATCATCTTCATTTGTGGTCTCTTTTCTCTTCAAATCTTGAGTCATTCTAGAATCTACTTCGTTAGTAACCTTGTGAGCCACAGTAGTAGATTTAGAAGGAAGTTCTTTTTCTTGTCTACATGTTGATCCTTGTGAGTGAGTCATACTTGCTTCCATCTGTACTTTACTTTTCTTCAAATTCTgccctttttcttttgcaatttttgGCTTTTCTACAAAATTCTGCTTATCATTTGGTTGGACACCAGTTTTTCTTAACTTCTGCTCCCTTTCCCTATTAGTAAGGGTTTTTATCCTctttagtggtggtggtggttgatgtTGCTGCTGACTAGAAGACATCTTTTCTTGCTTAACTTCTATATTCTTGAAGAACTTTGCACGCAATTCAGCACTTGACTTTGAatcaatctcattttcaatgaAGTTTTTGAACATTTTctgaaaaaggaaataaaataatgagATTATTATACATCATAAAAAATCtattaacataatattaaaaaacCAAATCACATATTAAAAGAACCAAGAATCTATAAGAAATGCACCTGTTTATAAACAATTacaccaaaaataaaagtaaaaaaattattctatgttgAGAAGAGAAATCTCTTTAAAGATCAGAATCATCATCATATTCAGCTTGTTGTAGAACAAGTGAAGGTTTCTCAATGATTGTATTGGGCATGTCTTCTCTAGTCCATTGAACTTCACAATTATCCTTTGGCACAAACAAATTATTCGCTTGATCAAAGGGGTCCTTCTAATTAGACTCTTCTGCTTCAACATCATACCCATCACACACATTGAATAAATCCCTTGGCACTATGTCCATGACATAATGCTTGTCTTTGTTAAAAGGGTTTTGAATATAAAAACATTGGTGGACTTGTGAAGCTAATACAAAAGGATCATCCCGAGAACATCTTTTATTAAAGTGAACTGAAGTTAGACCAAAATTCTCTTCCTCAACTTCAAACCAATCACAATTGAAAAGAACAAATTTGAAACATGCATAATAGTCTAACTCAATTATGTCTTTTATTGCACCAAAATATGTTACAGCTTTGGTCATTGGGTTGTTGTCCTTGGCACTAGCAAAGCTTGGTGTTTCGCACACCAAAGTCACACCACTGTTTTGAGTTGTGTGGCTTGCATCATGTTCTCTAGTTTGAAATTTGTAGCCATTGATTACATAACTAGAAAATTGTTTTGCAACTGTGTTTGGGCCTCTAGACAAATCTTTAAGTTGTTTCGGAACACCTTCATGAGAAGCACGCTCTTTGAATCATTCACTAAAATCATGGCTTAGAGtttttgccttcttccattttctaCCTTTAGTTTGATTGTTGACATGTTCCTCATACTCTCTAAAGTAAGCAAAGAGCGAGTAAGTTAAATTTGCTAATAGAGAATTCGTAACtggaaaatatataagaaaaatacctaatgtAGTCTTTAACTTTATCACAATTGAATAAGATGTATCGATGAGCTTGTATTTTTTAGTTGGTATCTAGAGAAAAAGGTTGCCCTTTCCTCTTTCCACCAATTGGTCGCCCCAAGCATGCAAAATAGCTATCATGACATACGTCAGCTTCACTGCAATTATCATAATTTTGTGTCCTCCTACTCAGCCTTGTATCCACATCAGGACTTAAATACCTTGAGCAAAATGTCAAGCATTCCTCAGCTAAATATCCTTCAGCAATTGAACCTTCGGGGCGGCTCTTATTGCGAACGTAGGACTTTAACCTACACAGATATCTCTCGATGGGGTACATCCACCTAAATTGAACTGGGCCACCCAACCTCAACTCATTTACCAGATGAATAGGCAAATGGACCATTATATCAAAGAAACTAGGAGGAAATATTCTTTCCAATTGGCACAAAATCTCTCTAATATCTACTTCCAAATGATCTATTGTATCATTTTCAACAACTTTTTGGCACAAGGAACAAAAGAATGAACCTAGATAAATTAAAGGGCCAGCTACTTGATTCTGCATTGTGCATTTTATAGCTACTTGCAATAAATAATGCAACATAAAATGAGCATCATGACTTTTGTAGCCTGATATCTTTTATTCAGCAACATGAACACACCGAGAAATATTTGAGGCACTACCAGACAGCAATTTTACTGACTTCAAAATATCACAAAAAATGGTTTTTTCTTGATTAGTAAGGTTAAAACAAGCCTTAGCAATTTTGGCTTTCTTGCCACCATCTATCTCCTTTGGTTGAAGTTTTTTTCTTATGCCCATATCTTTGAGATCGTAACGAGCATTTGCATGATCTTTGGACTTTCCTGGAATGTCTAATAAAGTTCCAATTATGTTATCACAAACGTTTTTCTCGATGTGCATAACATCAAGACAATGGCGCAATGTGTTTTGCTTCCAATATGGCAACTCAAAGAAAATGGACCTTTTCTTCCATGGaccatcaattttatttttttgcttctttccaaatacattttcaaaatctttcaaatcttcaaaaatttgTTCCCCATCTAATAAAGCTGGTGTTGACCTCAATTCAACATCGCCATTGAAAGATCTTTTGTCCATCCTATATGGATGATCCATAGCCAAAAATTTACGGTGATCCATGTAGCACATCTTCCGGCTATGTTTTAAATAACAAGAGGAGGTGTCATAATTACAGCAAGGACATGCTAGCTTTCCCTTTGTGCTCCAACCGGATAACATAGCATAAGCTGGAAAGTCACTTATGGTCCATAAAAGTGCTGCATGTAGTTGAAAAGTTTGATTCTTTGAAGCATCATATGTTTCCATTCCAACTTCCCATAAAACCTTCAACTCTTCAATTAATGGCTGAAGATACACATCAATGCTTTTTCCAGGCGAACACGGACCAGGGATGAGCAAGGACATCATGACATATTCTGGTTTCATGCAACACCATGGAGGAAGATTGTATGCGACCAAAACTACCGGCCATGTACTATGGGAGATGTTCATGGTTCTAAATGGATTAAATCCATCGCTAGCTAGCCCTAATCTTATGTTACGAGATTCTTTAGCAAAATCGGGATGAAGCCTGTCAAAGTCTTTCCATGATTGACCATCAGCTGGGTGTCTTAACTTTCCATCCTTTGAACGATGTTCATCATGCCACCTTAATGATTCAGCTGTTTTGGAACACAGGAACAGCTTCTTAAGCCTTGGAATCAAGGGAAAATGCCTCAAAACCTTCGCAGGCACAGGTTTTTTCTTCAACTTATCAACTTCTATATCTACCTCAACATTTTCTATGTACCTGGAATCTCCACAAATTGGACAAAATTCATCATCTTCATATGTATCCCGGAACAGAACACAATCGTTGGGACAAGCATGAATTTTATTATAACCAAGTCCTAAATCTTTTACCATGACCTTGATTTTATTGAAAGAATCAGGAATATTCAAATGAGGAATCGCTTCTTTCAGTAATTCAAGTAGAGCAGTAAAGGATGCGTTGCTCCAACCATTAAGAGTCTTCAACAAATACAAACGGATAATGAATGATAATGTCAAAAATTTTTTACAGCCAGGATATAACTCCTGTTTTCCTTCTTCAAGCAAGTTATAAAActtttttgcatcttcatttggCCCATCAGCATCTTTATCTCCTTCCAGCACATGCCGAAACGTCTCGTTTAGCAGCCCATCAATGTCGTCGACAAATCCTTCATGGACTTCACTCTCATCGGATTCACTATCCATGTGACTTATCCTTTCGCCGTGATGAACCCACACAGTGTAACCTTTTTGAAATCCCTTACTTATTAAATGATCATAAACTTCATCCCTTCGCCCCCAACTAAAGTTATTACATATAGAACAAGGACAAAGAATTTCTTGTCCTTGTGGTCTACCTTTAGAAAAGGCAAAATCCAAAAATGAATTAACACCATGTTGGTAACCCTCAGTATGTCTTGGTAAACTAGTCCACCCTTTGTCCATTACTTtgtcaactaaaataaaagaacacgaGCATATGTTTTAGACTAACTATAAGTGATTTTTTCTAATCAAGAGCTTATTGCCTctaaaaaatttctagaagtcaacCACACATGTTTGAAAGAGAACATCTCAACCAATCAAGAGACTAACAATTTATATCTAACAAACTATGCAAAGAAGCTTAAGCAAACAATTAATCAGTAAATATTCTTAACAATTAAAtgttcaaacaaaattaaaaaaaataatatattaagtgATTTACCTGTAGTGTAGCTCAATGTCTAAGGTAGTCGCAGCTACAGAGAGATCCGCTATTTGATTCTCTTTTTCTGGTTTTAAAGAGACAAACTAAAACAGcaacaaagaataaaaatataagtaatttataaccagattttttaacaaaaaattcacttttaaaaccagtttttagaaatcttatttttaaaagtgatatataactaaaaaatcaaacaatagAATTATCAAGAGcagaataatattatcattactcTTTAAATATTAGTTCACAAACTAACACATCATAATTTCAATTGTGGTTGATAAGAagattttagaaaagaaagagaggaagGTGGGGTTCCTAATGTGTGATGAGTCACAAGTGACACTTGTTGAAAATGAAAGGCTGATATTGGTGTGGGGGTTCCCTTCACAAGACATGCATCAGGCaccataattaattattaagaaaagtatataaAACGGTTGGAACTTCATTATTTGTTAACAAcaatttaaagaaaaatgaaatagcTCAAATGAAACGATGCTGTTTTTGGTTTTTTGCTAAAGCTTAGCTTGCAATAAGATTCAGGCTTATAAAATTGATTTATCAATTGATATGCTTAAGAAAAGAAGAGCAGAAATCGGAAAAGCAGCAAGCCAGATTGCCATTAAAACCagtattatatacatatattcaaAGGGGTCATCGATTGGTATTTGGTCATTGTAACTGCGAATCAAGAATGGGGAGCATCTACAAGCATCACATTTTCCATCAAatatttaacataataaatatttatcCTGATTAATTGAGGTATGTAGGAAGAAGAGCAGAATTTATGCTAATCTCTAAGTCGAATAGTTGGAATAAGCTTGAAATTCCTCTGTTATCCTAGATGAAACCAACCAACATGAAAAGCAGTCCATAACTCACTCAAATAATAACATTATACAACAAGGCTAAAATAAACAAagcagataaataaaataaaaaataaacaattgaGAAACAGCAATATAGAAATTACTCTATAATCCTCAATAAAGAGTTATTGGGAATCCACCATAGAACACCTCAGAGAGCAGAGAAACAGAACCATAATGCCATTGAACACACTACTCGCAGATAATAAAAGTTTTGCTACCTTAAATAACAGACTAACCTAAGCCCCAGGATCATTTCACAAGTACACAGTCCAAATTCAAACCAGAACAAAAGCTCAGTCAACATTCAACCCTCATCTTGCTCATGTTCACAAATTTCACCACTTTTCACAGCCAACAAAAATACCAAACAACCAATCAAGCCCTAActaaaaaacagaaaatcagAGAAGAAGACCCCTTACCACAGATGACAACCCACAAACAGCCAATGCAGCAAACCAGCAGCAGCAAAGCAACAGCAGCAAAGCACAATCCAGAATCAGCTAAGACACTGAAGCAGACACAGCAAGATAGAAGCAGCGAACCAGAAGCAGAACAGGGGAGATCAAGGACGCCGTGGAGAAGCAGTGAAGCCTCAGAGAGGGGAGAAGCACCGACGCCGCAGAGAGGAGAGACTCAGCGACGCCGGGAAGAAGGAGGCAGCGACGATTCGGGAAGAACGCAGCGCAGCGACGATTCCGGAAGAACGCAGCGCAGCGACGATGCTGGTGCGATGATTGTGAGATGCGCTTTAGGGCTTCCTTGTGATTCCGATGATGGTGTGATT
This genomic window contains:
- the LOC140183518 gene encoding uncharacterized protein yields the protein MDKGWTSLPRHTEGYQHGVNSFLDFAFSKGRPQGQEILCPCSICNNFSWGRRDEVYDHLISKGFQKGYTVWVHHGERISHMDSESDESEVHEGFVDDIDGLLNETFRHVLEGDKDADGPNEDAKKFYNLLEEGKQELYPGCKKFLTLSFIIRLYLLKTLNGWSNASFTALLELLKEAIPHLNIPDSFNKIKVMVKDLGLGYNKIHACPNDCVLFRDTYEDDEFCPICGDSRYIENVEVDIEVDKLKKKPVPAKVLRHFPLIPRLKKLFLCSKTAESLRWHDEHRSKDGKLRHPADGQSWKDFDRLHPDFAKESRNIRLGLASDGFNPFRTMNISHSTWPVVLVAYNLPPWCCMKPEYVMMSLLIPGPCSPGKSIDVYLQPLIEELKVLWEVGMETYDASKNQTFQLHAALLWTISDFPAYAMLSGWSTKGKLACPCYIPGKSKDHANARYDLKDMGIRKKLQPKEIDGGKKAKIAKACFNLTNQEKTIFCDILKSVKLLSGSASNISRLKSYVRNKSRPEGSIAEGYLAEECLTFCSRYLSPDVDTRLSRRTQNYDNCSEADDNCEVQWTREDMPNTIIEKPSLVLQQAEYDDDSDL